In the Mesorhizobium sp. WSM2240 genome, CGGCTCGGAAAAGGCGTTTGCGGCCGGCGCAGACATCAAGGAAATGCAGTCCAAGAGCTATGTCGACGCCTATTTTGAGGATTTCTTCGGCGGCTGGGAGCAATTTACCCGCATCCGCAAGCCGGTCATCGCGGCGGTTGCCGGATATGCGCTTGGCGGCGGCTGCGAGCTCGCGATGATGTGCGACTTCATCATTGCCGCCGACAATGCCAAATTCGGCCAGCCGGAAATCACGCTCGGCGTCATGCCTGGCATGGGCGGCTCGCAACGCCTCACCCGCTTCGTCGGCAAGTCCAAGGCCATGGACATGTGCCTGACCGGCCGGATGATGGACGCAGACGAAGCCGAGCGCTCCGGCCTGGTGTCTCGCGTCGTGCCGATGGGGGAGCTTCTGGAGGAGGCGCTGAAGGCCGCGACCAAGATCGCCGAATTCTCGCTGCCCGCCGTTATGATGGCGAAGG is a window encoding:
- a CDS encoding enoyl-CoA hydratase; protein product: MAYETIIVETRGKVGLVTLNRPNALNALNSTVLAEVLAAMQIFEANPRIGAMVLTGSEKAFAAGADIKEMQSKSYVDAYFEDFFGGWEQFTRIRKPVIAAVAGYALGGGCELAMMCDFIIAADNAKFGQPEITLGVMPGMGGSQRLTRFVGKSKAMDMCLTGRMMDADEAERSGLVSRVVPMGELLEEALKAATKIAEFSLPAVMMAKEAVNRSYESTLAEGLRFERRLFHSMFALEDQKEGMAAFIEKRSANFRNQ